From the genome of Ciona intestinalis chromosome 4, KH, whole genome shotgun sequence:
CGCCAGGAACgattttgaatttaattttttaaacataaaaatggtCGCCCTGTTCGGTATTTTTTGAATGGCCTTTATAGTAACATACATatcaaatcaaaaaaaatcatttcaatTTCACCTTCAAATATGAAGTCATTGCACGTCTGTTACATGATTGCAAATAATTGGGAACCAACCATAATCTTGGTTCAATATGAAAATCCTTTAACGCCGAACCTTGAAATCATTAATGAAGCTATCGTTCTCTCATTACTGCATAAGGTATTATAATTGTGTTAACCCCCCTTGCAATACTGTGCCGCTGTTGTTGCCATGTTTATCTACATAGTTATGCAGGTGTGGCACACATCGTCTTTTCTTCGAAAGTCGACGATCCGGTTTTCTGACTTTTGCTCGATGTAGCAGTTACCAAAATCTTAGCGTTTTTCGTTTCCCCGCATAATGGTTTATATCCGacaattaaaatttagaaGGTTCCGGTATCGTACGGTTTTGACATGTCTGCCTCTTTCTCCGTGTTATATAAACACACCCACGGTCGTACTGGAGTTTCCCATGCATCACCCTTGTGTTCTCAGCGGAATTTTCGCGGGCTGTTTCGCTATCTTTGAATACCAAGGATCTAGGTCGAACCAGCAATAAACAACGAGCAAGCGGCGTTTAACCTGACCCAATCCTTACACCAAAGTATTTCCGGATCGTGCCTTGTCGGGGTACAGTCATCAAACCTTGCGTGTGGATGAGCCCGCGTCCAGGCACGCGACACCCAAAACATCGCGCTGTGCAGCGTCTGTTCTGTTTTGCATCTGCTGTTTGGAACGTCTATTTCCGGCGTCGTGTTCCGACATACCCCGACGAAAAACGACTGCACGAGTTCGTTATGAGTAACCAATGTCACCAAATGACCGGACTTGTGTTCCACCCACATCGGTGTTATCacctgaaacaaaattttaatataaaattttgcgGTCTTTATgcattaacaaaaatttattaaatatgctGACCTAAAATTACAATGCGCCCATAAAAGGCCATACGAATAGGAAATTTGCGTTGTTTTATTCATgctacagaaatataaaaaaactgtcgCATTCTTGTGCTTTGCTAATTTTCGTCGATGCAAAACAAGTACCAAGTACCTCTCTTTCATGCTAAAGCCTTTACTTTGTCTTAAAGAAGGGCCTATCCAAACGAATTGGAATGAGGCTTGTGCGGTTTATTCGAACGCTAAAaactaacattttaaacacttgTCGCATAGTTTGCTTTGCTAAAGTCGGCCGATATATTAATTTTCACACGTGTCGTCTTTGAGGCCAACTGGCTTGTACGTTTTATCGATTACTACAGATTTAATATTCGGAAGAACAGTCGCATCTTGTACATCGCTATAGTAGTTCAATGAAAAAAGGTCAATACCATTCGTGTTGTTGGGCATACTGGCAATATACTGCTATGACTTCTAGGTGAAGGAGCTCTACTTTCCGAGTCTAAAACTGCTGTCATGTTTGCCAGTTGATTCGGGTCAACGAATAAATGTCTGTTTTGCCGTATAAGTTCTTCTGCCGGTTGTGTGCCCGGTAATGGAGTGGGTGTAGGTGGTGTCgttgttgtcgttgttgtcgttgttgtcgttgttgtcgttgttgtcgttgttgtCGTTGGTGTCGTTGGGCCTGGTAGCTAAAAACGAACAAATTTTGACTTAAAAAGGTGTTTGGATGTATGCACTTTTTTGCTCTACGCTAAATTAGGTTCTAgaatgttatataaatttaaaaggcAATATAAGGTGACACGTATACGTTTCAAAAATGTTTGTCAAAAGAGTAATAAAAGAACTGCATTCTATTGGATGTAAAAACTGCTTTGTGTagattttaaaatggttttGGCCGAGTTTAATTTTTGGTTGAAGTGTGCGTGACAAAATTATACGTATAGCCGCTTTAAACGAACACTAtgtatcatttaaaaaatgcataaaattcCGATTTGGATTAAGCCCTGCTTTATAAGCAGGTGTTTGGGATACAATGTCCTTTATAATGCGCAAACACCATAAAGTTGATCACGTTTTCTAAACAGTCGACTTGGTTTATAAACCTTGGTCTTACCTCAGCGCCCCTCCGTGGCTGGCAGTGATACTCGCTGAAGAAGTTGAAAACATCGGTCAGTTGTCTTCCACACACGTGCAAACAAAGATAACATCTTGTCATATCCCTTTCGAGCGTATTACACTGCAGTAAACAGTCCCGGCAAGTGTATGAGCGCCTTGGGTTTGCTTTTAACGAAGGCAGCGTCGACAAAACAACTgcaagttttaaaactgtaaccaAATATCCAACTACCATTCTGTCACGTATTTGGCATCAGTTGCCCAAAACAAAGTCCGAGCATTCTAAAATTGATAATCGgattgatttatttaaataaatatgtttgctGCAGGACTAAAATACTTGGCAATGTTCTACGTATTCGGCTGTCCTAATCCGAAACCTAACTCGCGACTGCAAATAGCTGACATTCTCGCTTATTGGGCTCAAGTGTCTACTAGGTGTGCTTAAGCTCACTAAAGCGCCTGCTTTTATCGTTCAAAATTGAAAATCTTGTAAATAACCTACGGCGGAAAAGCTGGGCATTGGGAGGCCGCAATGTTTACGCAAATTGATTGTATCCGCCGACGTAGCGTCCCTTCCTCCGTCGCCTGCTGATGATGTGGCCAACTCCTCCTGGCACGACGTTCAGATTAATATGCGCAATACTTACAATCAACTATCgaagaataatattttaatcaagCTACTTAATTTTACAGTTTGCCTGGAAAGTACCGGTTGCCGCATATAATCTTCTCGATTAACCAGATTGAGAGATGTAGTCTCTTCGTTGGTCAGCAGCgtacatttataaaaccgtcAACTACGACTGTTTTCACGGCACGCATGCGAAACAGGCGATTCATTAAACCACAAAGAGAAGACATCTCGGCGGTGCGTGTGCCACAATAACCATACCGTTGTATGCTTGAATATAAAACCGGTTTGCGAGTAACTTCTCTTCTCTTAAACTCAAACCGTGTCAACCAACGCTCAGTTACATTGTATGACAATGGtgtaaaacatgaaatataatatccaaatttgcTTGAGGTGTCTATAGTCGTACTTGAGTTACACTACATGTTAGACTTGGCTAGTTTTGGCgtcaaaatatacatttttttgcagttaCATAACTCACAATTCAAAATCTTTCGTTTTTTTCCTGAAATTCACTTTCTAGACGAGGCCATCGGATTTTTGACGGCAgacttataatatatattaatatgttcccccaaaacaatgtttattatacGATGGGACCGACACTCTAATCTTGTTCTGATTAATCGGATCGAACTTTCTCGCTGAAATTAAACCGATATTCTGAGACGTTTAGTAAACATGCAGCACGTCGACTGCATTTCTCCCTAACTCGAACGAAgctacaaaatattgtttaccgTGATTCATAAAACAGGGGGATTACGTATAAACTAGGCTGAGATTATTTACCGCCTATATGCGACCAGATGCGAATACAcgataatttatttattcgatTACCCGTGGCGCCCTTTTTATAGAGGGTGCCATGTAACTTGCTaaaattatgaatttttttacctgattaaatttattttacctaataaaatgttacaaatatattatttaaattgtgttatttttcaaaaaaggaCAATTTTATTTGTGCTACTGAAGTTTTACACATATTATGagaattatgttattttaaaaattaacataattcCAATACGCCCACGTCCTGTGGTCAAAACTCCCACACACCAGCAGACGTTTATTTGGTATTTTCTTACAGGTTCTTTTCTGGGGTTTGCGGGATTTAAAAAGAGTGCAGTTGATTTCAGTTGACCGCCCGAGAGTAGACATTGAAATTGCTGGTCGCTGCGTCTCGTCTTGTCTCATAAACAACTACAAGAAAAATCCCAATTTCGCGGAGCCGATCAAGTTTATCGAGGtaaagtaggatgggggaatatgggatactcatttattctatttctcgtcacatttagtagtaaacaaagaaaattgaaagaaatataaaatcgtatcctcacggctcacgagtcccatagaccgttgttaattgtttaaaacacgatcaagatatttggatgctatgtgctacaggtgtcccatcttcccccaccttactatatgtaGGTGACAAATTCTTAAAACTTTGACGTGCTGATTTGTTGATTATGGGTGTCTTATCGCAATTTACGTTATAGTTGCCCTGAGGTCCATCGACGCAAATGCCAAACGAGATTCAAACCCTTCGTTGAGAAACGGCTAAAAACCGACAGTCGTGCGCAAAGtctcattaaaataaattgaaattcGCCCGATATTGCACATGCGCGATAAAccataaaattacaaattttacgGAACAGttatcagtttaaattttttgataTATTAGCATTAGGATGTTTAAAAGATAACCCTATGATCTTTACTTAGTACcaatttgcaaaaaattattatatagcagggtgggggaagatgggacacctgtagcacataacatccaaatatcctgatcgtgttttaaacgattaacaacgctatttggagtcgtgaggatacggttttataattgtttgcactttctttgtttactaccaaataggacgagaatatagtataaaaatgtgtcccatctcccccaccctactatattatactgtACAACGTATATATAGCGCTAATTAATCACGTATATGAAATgagtattgtttaaattggGCAACTAAAACTCGGCATCTTAGTTTGACCTTTGCAGAGGTTATCCCTTGTCAAGCACtggattaatttttaaatttactcgTTTAAAATAAGTCGAATAACCGGTTAAACAGGTGGTTAATATGTTCGATAAATTACATGCTGGGGCCGTTTACAGAGACAAGGGTTTATAATGGCGAAAcagattaatattttgacaGTTAACTTTTTATACTTCCAAAAACTAAGTTGGCTTATCAGAAGCAAAAATAGGCAAAGGTGATTaaatttgtcaattttttaagttttttttaagacaGGACCTCTGCCTGTTATAGCATTAAATGCGCAAATAGGTTAAAACtttcacttttaaatttttatttttaatacaggACGTTGACCTGCCAGAAGTGGAGTATTGGTGTCCACCAATCAGCATTACTTGCATTGACTGTCGAGCTTTTGGTCGGTCAGTTCTAGTGGGAACACACATTATCAGTAATATTTCGAAGTTCGTGTTTCGTCCGCCGGATAAGTCGAAAATTTACACAGGTACGAATAACTTCTATGTACATTAAGctgggtaaaatgggacacattttcattctatttctcgtcccatttagtagtaaacaaaataactttagGAAATTGTAAAACCGCATCCCCACGACtgcaatagaccgttgttaattgattaaaacacgatcaggactttgtatattatgttctaaaggtgtctcatctttctcCACAATAATATATTGCTAATAACTTGCTTCAATGCTGCTGCTATTTTATAATGTTAGTTTAATTATTGAACATTTTGACTTTTGCATTACAAGCGGCTTGCAAGCTTTTTGTGGAAGGTATTCAAGGTAATATGTTATGGTGGTTAAAACACATTGCACATTCTGAATGTTGCACCACATACATGCACTAAGtatcgtgtttaaacataatCGGTTTGGGTATATGTGAGTTACCGAccttatttatatacataacatatagACGGTGAATACGGAAACCACAAGAAAAAACGAAAAGGTTTTGTTGCAAGATACAAATAAACCCTTTAGTTTAAGTGTTATGCATGTATTGACGTGTCTTTGTAACTCTCTTTACTTGACCtaacatttactttttttaaacttacatttttcGTGTTTTTTAGATGAAAATTAGATGAAAAGTTTCTGTTAAAAAGCTATAAAAAGTGCATTTTACTATAGCATGTTTGGtctgtaacaaaaataaagaaaatgcaTATTGCGAATCTATTCGTCATTTTTTCCACAAGCTATCTTTTACTCTGTCTTTGTCGTGAATCTGTTTAGTATTTGTTGTCAAGTCCCTATATAGCATGGATACTAATCACTCAGTATTCGTATATTTCTAACTTTTTCCTAAAATTTACGTTTGCTTGAATCTGTACTAACCCCTTTAAAGCTTTTGTCTTCCCAgtatagtagtttggggtaagatggtccgtgttttattcttttatatcATCCAGTTTGGtcgcaaacaaaaaaacattacaatcaAAGAAcactacaaaaatatataactgtatcctcatggcTCTacaagagcgttgttaattgtaaaaacgataagaaaatatataacattatttgctaacggtgtccatcttaccccacattccTATACATTCGAGTTAAACATGCAGACTTACAGTTTATTTCTTAGGGATAAAACGAAACGGCGAAGTTTCTACTGAAACCAACGACACCGTCGTTAACATCTATGATACGCCGACACCTCCTCCAAGTGGTATGGTGGAAATTTCTCTAGAAGTAAGGCTTCTGTTTTGCAATTACACTTGTTTTGTAGGCAGAATGTGAGCTagtacatttttttaagtatgatGCAcgttttttagaaaaaaatgtaaagcgccgtggctcagtggttagaaACTTGAATGGTAGCCACATgagaaagacacttaacatttATTGCTTCAAACCAATGGCCTCTAATTggctgtctaaattgtcagttatACAAAGAAGGTAAAAGTATGAGcgcgtgtgtaactttgtggtgttTACATTTGATCATTGATAAACGCGAAACCGAACACATGTCTTATAAAGACTCTCCTTGCCCTGCTACTCTAAAAgtgtcattcattcatttaaactaTAAGGGTTTTGGTTTCAATCTATTCCATTTTAGGCCGAGGAGAAAAAGAGCAAAGACGATGACGAAGATCCGTTGGACGAAGCTACGTTGGATTGGTGGTCCAAGTATTTTGCATCACTCGAAACTCTTAACGAGGTAAATATTTCTGTTTAGAGTAAATATACCACGGATCAGCTTGCTTGTGGTTTGTGGGTATGTAAGAATGCAGTGATCCGAGATTTGCTCGTAGAATTGTGTTCTAGTGCATTAGAAGTCATATTACTTTGATACGCCCATAACAAATGGGAGAATCACCGGTGTAAAAACTTTGCTATTTGACCTACTTTtgaatttgtagcaaaaacaGAAACAGGATGACGCTGGGGTTCAGGACGTTTACAATGACGAAGATGATGACTCTGTAGTACCATCAAACGAGGTGAACGAAAACACCGCAAAAGTTGTCGAGCAAGGTAACACAAAACAACCGATGTAACTTTAGTATTACAGTCACTTAATAGAAAGTTTTTAGCGGCAAGTACATGGTACGGTCAGACACTTCAGAATAAACAGAAAGATCACGGTACATTGCACTGCTTGAAGTGTGTGTCGGATTTAATAATCGATGtagtaatattaattaaacaaaactagCAAGTTTTGCGATCATCCTAACTTGCTGCACTTTTTAAagccattttgtttttatgataaGATTTTAATTATGAAATAATCTATTGGTTTATTTGGCCGAATTTAATTCAGCACGTTACATAATTTGATGCATGGCGCTTGATATAATTGAAAACAGTTGTTTTCGTAGTTGCCAATAACATGTACATTGAAAAGCTTCTTGTTGTAAATACCGTTCAAGAACGATTTcgtttttatgtttcatatttaaacgaaaaaatatgCTCCGCTAGTCTGCGCTAAAGAGGTATTACCAATTTAAACACTTCCACAAACTAAAGCATGTTTTCAAACATGGCAAAAGACggcaaagaaaaaaaggtCGGCAAAAAACTTCTAAAGGGTGCTGTTGGAGTGGTTAAGCAAGCGAAAAAAAGCTTGGGCGCACCAGTTCGCAAATGGAAGACAAAGAAGCTACCAATCGACGAACTCAAGGTGAAAACCactgcaaaaataaaacagtttatgcCTTTTAAACATTTCGTTACTTGCTTTTTCCTCGCGTGACAGGGCTATTACAGTTattaacacgagtgttctgtttcacacaccttgtgcttaATTATGCTTACACGAGTTACCACGCCTGtttatttgtgggtgattaggtttttgtatttttatcatgtgtttacggtatggctgacaacttaaaCAATCCATATGGAAGGCTACTGTGTTGGAGAACTTATTTTTAAGTCTTCAAATCTTGTAATGCAGATCTACGACACCGAACTTGAGAATGCGAACGAGTTTTCAGGTTTTAACGACCTTTTGAACTCGTTCGATTTATACCGAGGAAAGCGGGAAGATCTAGCAGATGACATAACCGACCAGAAAAGAATCGTTGGCAATTTCAAGGGGGCTTTCAAGATCTACCGACACCCACTTCCCCATTATGTGGAACAACCTGACCCACAGTATGGAATGTTCAAGGTAAAACAGCAGATGTTGCTGCGTGCAAACTGtgtatgtttgtatatgttgTCGTTTACCTAGACCAAACACATCGTCTGTATAGCTAACGGGATGAAGAATTGGTGATATATTAATTTAGTGACACATAAACAGGTTATTGGTGGCTTGATGCTTACACAGTGTGCTGTTTAAACTTTGCGAGTGTTTTCTAAGTGTTTGTAATATTGACATCTGGCGGTTAAAGTGGGACGTTATCTTGTATTACTTGCTTTTAACTGCGAAAAGTTTACTTTGTACTTGTGAAAAAAGCTGTTAGGCCACCGAAACTCTATTTAAAATCTCATATATCATCCTAATAACCTTTGCATAGCGCTATAGTAATCTCATACGTGTTTACATAATTCCTTGATAAAATGTAAAGACCAAAATCCGCTTATAGTACTGTATAGAGTAAAATGAGATGATGTTGGCACCTAAATCCTATGATTCCTAGTCGTGTTTTCAACAGTTACCAACGCTCTTTAAAGTCGTAAGGTTTTAAGGttatgtaattctgtaaatattctttgtttgcgtTCAAAATGAaccagaaaaaatattaaaacatatcccatcttTTCTCAACCTACTCATATATTGACGTTCAAATTTCCTAATGTGTTACAGGGCCTGCCTTCCAATGAACCGATTCATGTTCTTGTTCGTGCTTACATCATACGCGCCACTGATCTACATCCGACAGATCCGAACGGAAAATCGGATCCTTACATTGTCATATCGTTGGGCGACAACAAAATTAACGACAAGGAAAATTACATTTCGAAGCAGTTGAACCCAACTTTTGGCAAGTGAGTAAATGTGGAACACTAGAATTGCTAAAAGTCGATATCTATACCTTGGTATCTGTACGGTACTGCTGACAAtggttaatatatatgtatcgTTATGAGTATAGAATGCATAACAAGcaataacaaatttttaaaaaaatgatacagAAATTTCGTACTTGGCAATTCCAAAACGCGGGTTCAATAATCTTAAAAATGATATTCTATATAAAACTCGCGTATAAACCGGTTTATTTCGACACGTTTGATGTAATACGTGAACGTGCTCATTTTGATTCATACAAACAGGGCTTTTGATTTCGAGGCGACCTTCCCCATGGAGAGCATACTCACAGTACAAATCTACGATTGGGATCTTTTAAGCGCTGATGACTTGATCGGAGAAACAAAAATCGACCTTGAGAATCGGTTCTACAGCAAACACAGACCACTATGCGGCGTGGCAGAGAAATACGCGATGTGAGTTCGGCCCCATGTTTGTTTTGAAGCAAGCAGCAGCTTGTGCTACTATAGTAGGTCTATAATATTATACAgcaggatgggggaagatgggacactttttaactctattttctcgtcccatttagtagtaaacaaagaacatttaaagaattataaaactaaatcctTATGACTTTCTGAACCGATAtctgaatattatgtgctaaaggtgtcccatcttcccccaccctactatagtactttttcattccatttctcgtcacattgggtagtataaataaagaacatatGAAAGTTACATAaccacatcctcacgactcccataggcagttgttaaatgtttaaagcacgatcaggatatttaatattacattaagGTGTTCCaccttccccatcctactatatagtacgCCAGCACTTGTACTATTATACTGcttttcgaatatatttttttagaaattgcAATCATttcttctattctatattttaattaggataaaataaagtagAAAATGTGTCTACtgtttatacttttattaaagCCATTATAACTTGGTatacatgaataaatgaatgaatgcatggATACTGAAGAAACGGTGTGCTGACCATTTACTTATTCGTGCAGATTCGGATACAATCAATGGCGAGATCCGATGAAACCTTCCGAGACTTTGAAAAAACTTTGCAAAGAGTTAAAACTCGATGGCCCACACTTTATGCCCGGCAAGGTCCGTATCGGAAACAAAACCTTTACCGGTGCAATCGAATTAGAAGACGAAAACGGTAAGAGTGCAAATTCTGTTTAAATGTCAGCTTTTCGTTGGTAAATAACTCTTGACTTATTGGTTGATTGCTATAACGTCTGCTGGCGCTGTAGTTAGAGCGTCTAGCCTAAGAGCATACAGGTTGAAGGCTCAATGCTACCTTTATGGAAGTGTGTTTTTGACAAAACACTTAAAGGCATTTGGTCCAACCAAGTGGCTCTCtatgggttgtataaattatcagccatacatgaaacaGAGTAAacgtgtgttataacgacccccaacacgcgaagataaatacgttacatttatttatttaacattaaaggTAAGTAGGTAGTTATCGTTATTCGATAATTCATATTTGGTCGCCTTATGTTGACTATGGTTACATGATAAACTGAgtgaataaacaaaataatgttaagGTCTTAAGTGACACTGAACCTTAGTTTTAACCATGCTGCGTCAACACTTGTATTACTGTAGGGTAAAATTGATGCCattattatctaaatatcatCATTTCCTTACTTTtccttgtgttttaaactatctacaacgctattttaaagtCGCGAGCCCACTGTTACATAGTTAAGTTCACTATCAAAAAGTGACGAGAAAAAGATACAAAAATGTCCAATTTtgccccactctactataagcTGTATTTGACAGGCCATAAGAAACCAACAGAAGAACACGTGGCGTTGGTAGCTTTAAGAAACTGGGAAGAAATATCCAAGGTTGGCTGCAAACTGGTTCCCGAACATGTGGAGACAAGGTCTCTGTACAGTTCAGAGAAACCGGGAATCGAAcaggtttaaaacaattttgtaaattgtactgtggagtaagatggataccattgGTTCATAACATCATATAattcttgatcgtgtttttaacaaataacaacgctcattaagagtcgtgaggatacgtgtATATCATTTGttaatactctttgtttaccactgaACAGACGGACCATCTTACACCAACCTACTATAGCTATGCCAATTACGTATAAAACGACGAATTCTCAGAAATTTTGACAGTCATAAATTTACACTTATCGTCACTGTTTCagtatttacattatatgtCATAAAAACGTCGTTGCGTGTTATTTAAATACCGCTAACatataattgaatgaatataacttgctttatcctggcgttggttggaaaacgacattcattataacaccTGTGTCTGTTTCAGACACCTCGTGTCCACCTACGAGTTataccatgtattttactttgtaggtaattattttttggggtggcaacttttttttgtatggctaataatttggataaTCCGTTATAGTAAACAATGGGTGAAAGCAAATACACCAAGTCCTAATAAATTGCTATTGAATAAACATTTATCTACAACTCTTTATATACGTATAGGGTCGTATTGAAATGTGGGTTGATATGTTCCCAATGGACATGCCACTGCCCGGACCCCCAGTCGATGTTTCACCCAGAAAACCA
Proteins encoded in this window:
- the LOC108949472 gene encoding uncharacterized protein LOC108949472; the encoded protein is MVVGYLVTVLKLAVVLSTLPSLKANPRRSYTCRDCLLQCNTLERDMTRCYLCLHVCGRQLTDVFNFFSEYHCQPRRGAELPGPTTPTTTTTTTTTTTTTTTTTTTTPPTPTPLPGTQPAEELIRQNRHLFVDPNQLANMTAVLDSESRAPSPRSHSSILPVCPTTRMVITPMWVEHKSGHLVTLVTHNELVQSFFVGVCRNTTPEIDVPNSRCKTEQTLHSAMFWVSRAWTRAHPHARFDDCTPTRHDPEILWCKDWVRLNAACSLFIAGST